The following is a genomic window from Rhinoraja longicauda isolate Sanriku21f chromosome 26, sRhiLon1.1, whole genome shotgun sequence.
AGAGGACGTGACGACGTTCCCTTGATGGTGATAGTTCCAGGAAATTGACTACGAATTGAAGTTTGACCTCTGGAAGAATGGCTTGTCTTGGAGGCAAACCTGCACTTGTTGCTGTTCCCACAAAGTCAGCCTAATATTTAATGGGACTTTTTTTACTATTAGGATGTATTTTAACTCTTGAATATAATCTATTAACACAGCCACACTGCCTACAGCTTTTTATATTTTCCTGTGCTAATGATAACATATCAACcattattttgtatttaaaataaCAGATTGGGCATGGAGAGGAGGATGAGAGTGACATATTTGCCATCAGAGAAGTCAGCTTTCAGCCCACTGGAGAGGATGATTGGAAAGAGACCAGTTATACCCTTAACACAGATTCCTTAGACTGGGTGAGTGAAAAAAACACTGGAATGCTAATGCCCAGGGTATCTACCTGGAATTCTGAggtgatttttgtttagttttcttCTTTCTACATAAAATTTTCAACTCGGTGGAAGTGTTTTCTggtccacaatagacaataggtgcaggagtaggccattcagcccttcgagccagcaccgccattcaatgcgatcatggctgatcactctcaatcagcaccTTGAATCTTATGTTGAATGTCCTGGTGGTTTTACGACCTACTCTTGGGGTTCCTCACTGGCTTGTTCCACAGTAATGGCCCCTCCTGCTGGTTCAGGTAGAGATCTGCACAGCGTCTGCTGCCATGTTACGCAGTATTTACTTGTTGCTGAACATGGTCTTGCCAACACGTCATGAAAGTACAACATTTGAGATGCGAGGTCAATCTCACAATTTGTTTCTCACAGTAGGTGAGCAAATTGATTGGATATTGCATGTTACACCTGGTTGTGTGGACTGATAGGTAaatcggggggggggtgggggagagaggtttgggcccaattatAAGACTCTCAAAGTCATGATGAGGCTTTATAGGAGTTTGGTTGGGCTTCATTAGGATAGCGTGCAGTTCTTAGTCAGGATGTGGAggcggctttggaaagggtgcaaaggacgtttaccagaatgattcctggaTTAGCAGGGTgctgctgcagggagaggttgggcagacttggattgctttctgccagaggttgcagggagacctgatagaagtatatcaaattatcaaaggcctagatagggtagacagaacccATTTCCCAGTTtggtaaaatcaaatactagagcttTATGAGGAACAACGATTAAAGGAGATGGGCGGGGCAAGATTTTTACGCAGaacgtggtgaatgcctggaactgggatggtgatggaagcaggtgtgttaatggaatttaagagacttttggatatgcagggaaaggattatgtgcaggcaggtagagtttgcatgtatggcacagacattgtgagccaaagtgtctgtgatgtactgttctagtGGCCTTGATACATGCTTTTATCTTGTGTCCCCTGGTTCCGGTCTCCACTGCGAGAAAGCATATATGTTTCAACACAATCACCTCAGAATTATGGAGCAGACCCTTTCTGCTCATCCCTCTTCCCagaaattaatctagtaaacatTGTATTGATTCTTTGATATGACTGTACTGTATGTTACCTAGACCATAATTTCCCCTTTGCTCCTATAGGCCCTCTATGACCATTTGATGGACTATCTGACCGACCGTGGGATTGATAATACTTTTGCAGATGAACTTGTTGAGCTGAGCACTGCCTTGGAACATCAGGAGTATATCAAGTTTCTTGAAAATTTGAATGGGTTTATCAAGTGCTAAGAATTTTTCCTGTCTTCTGGCTTTTGACAGATTGTTTTATGATGGTCAGGTTGTTTGCCAGCTTTAAATTATTTTACAATAGATTTTGTACAAAGGTATTCTCTGGTATTGAACTGCTCTTGTGATTGGCTTCATTATTATGTAAAAAAATTGTGATGGTATAATAATGAAAATATCTCTAAATTGTACACTGATTATGGAAGTGTTACGCAAAAAGCGGGCACATTGACCAATTTGTTTCTTGTTTATATTGTAACTAAATTAAGATGGTTCCAGGAAAGAAAATGATGTCTTGAATAAACATGTCAGTATGAATTCTCCTAATTTTCTGGATCTatgagggagaaaggggagggaaaggaaCATGTTCAAGTACATGAAACTAAATGCACTTTGCAAAAGGTGTCATTCTCTGCTTCACAGGGTTATTTTCTGAGTACCAAAATGGCTTCCTTCAACATCTTGTCTGTCTATTGCAGAAACTCGTTTCACTTATTCAGCAAGCAGTTTAAATATGTGCCCATTTAAGAATACACCACAACAGCAGTGTTATGGTTTCAAGCTAAATATCTTTGGAAAGTTGTACCGTACCATGTGGTGCATGGAGACCAATGATTGTAATTATGTTTCTAAATTTTGCTGCAGACCCCTACTAGGAAGTCCTTTGATCATCCTTCTTACCCTAATGGAAGAATCTAGTCTCCCCAATGTTGATGTATAAAAAATCTGCCTTAAGTGCCCATAGAAAAGGGATGAGGCCGATGTGAACTTTAATGTAATTCGATGACCGCTGGTCAATGCAGAAGGAAAGCAATGCCCCTTCAAAGAAAAAATGATCCACATAATTTTAAACTAAGGTGGGGTTGAAGTGAGACAATGAACAATAAAGttggagacacaaagaattgATTCTTAGGATGCAAACACCCTCAAGGCCAGAAGTTATTGCACAAAAAGAAAACTTTTGGGCACAGATTAAAAGTGACTGGATTTTTAAATTAGAGCAGGTTAAATGTTTTGGTAGATCTTTGCAAACCCATTAATAACAAGCAGGCAGTGCCTTTACCTTTTTCCAGCATCCTCCTAGTCTGAACAATGAGCTTGAGGAGTTTGGAAAGTGAGGTGGCTGAGAATAGTAATTGGTGTTTGAATTGAGAAAGTTCTCTCAAAAGTGAACAATTGTTAAGGGGAAGTACCATTTTCTGTGTCATTCCAGTTCACCCTTGAAGAGCCTTACCCATTccgaaatgtcacttgtccattttcctccacagatgctgcttaacctaagTTTCACTTGCACTTTTGTTATCTGTCCCTTAGTCTTAAATTCTGTTTACATTGTAAACATACTGCTGTCATTTCAACTGGACTTTATTCACGTTGAAATGCATGACTACAGTTGTACCACAGGAAATCATGGTAGACAAACCAGTAAACATTGGAGGTGGTTGTATAATGATGCCAGGACACCCAGCCTGGTATCGGTCTTGCTCTTTAGTATTCTTGGATCTTGTGTACCACATGATGGAAAGCATTGTTAAGTTTAGCATAACTGCAAAAGGTGGCACATTAATTATCGTATCACAGCAATGTATCTGTGAATGACCCCAAGTGTTTGCTGACAAATGTCACGACTGCAAAAGGTGActacaaattaaactaaatggcaCTGTTACGCTCACAAGATGGAAATAATAAACCTGACATTAATCTGTAATCAAAGTCGGTATTTTTCTTGATTTAACCCATCTCACGGCATTGTTCACTGAAAACCCCAGAGCATTCCCATAATTGTGTACACTAATCAAACTAGCAACCTTTAGGAAATCCTGATGGTTCAGTATCCAGTTCACCAAATAATGTTTGTCACACTTCCTTTACAACTGATCAGGATTACACTGAATGTTCTTGAGCATAGAGTAGCAGTTAAGCACAGTCAAAGCTGTTAAAATTTGGACCACTCTAATGATCAATTTGTTGAGCATTATTGGAGATGGGATCAGATAGCCTACCAATATTGTTCAAGAAACTTCAATGTGAATTGTTTTAATTATTTGATAGATCACAAGCTCTCAGCAATTTGTTTTCTTTTATAAGATCAGGAAATAGATGTTAGTGAATGTGTAGTCAGAAAACTTGCATTCATTAAAAAGGTTCACAAatcaatgggtctgaagaagggtcctgacccacaatgccaccgatccatgttctccaattgCTGAGTTGCCCCAATACTTTCTGGTTTGTCCTTAaggaaaatatgtttttttaatattcaaGTCATTTAAGGCAGCTTAAGTTGAAATTTAACAACATGGTTAATCTTCAGCATCAGATTATGAACTCTTATCTCATCCCATAGTTTTTTTTCTGAAGTATTGCTTCTCCCCTATCACAAGTACATCAAAAGATTATTATATAATTGCATCTTACAAACAGAGATGCAAGCTAAGGTCTTGGTATTTCTTATTCTATTGAACATCAAAAGGACTGTTCGTCTGGAGCAGATATACAAAGAAATATTTATTAAATTAAAcgtagaatgcaaaacaaatactAAAGTGCAGTGTGGCAAAGCAGTCTCTTCAATGAATAGATTTCCCAGAAGAGGCGTTCATTACTTTTGTGATAGGATCATAGACGAATTATAGATACCTAGAGGATCACAGACAGGTAATCGCAGGcctgaaaaaaggaaaaaaaatcacaaacacAAGACTAGAAAAGCAAACAGGATATTCATAATGTATTTGTTATTAAAAGATAATCATTTAAAAACTGAATTAGGATTACATTAATGTTGGGTTTGAAGGGGTATTCTGGAATACAAAGCTGCCGTTTTGATAATTTCCCTTCATACAAAGCACAGGTTCACCGGAGGTTCACATAACCCAAACAGTTCACAAATTGGAAATGCCGCCAGAAACCAATACCCTCGAGACAACGTGCCAGCAGCCAGCAAATCAATCCCGCCACTCTCCCAAATGCTTGTTCATATGTATAGCCTGTCCATATGTCGGGTGTTTGTAACTTGGAGATGACTTGAAGTGGAATAAATTTCTTGTTTTACAAATACAAGACCCAATAGGTTCCACCCCCATATATTGAGAGGGACAAGAAAAGTGATTGTTGGTGCCTTGATGAAGATCTGTCCCCTCCCTATAACATGCCTGCAAATgtaggcaacattctggtgaatctcttctgcaccatttACAACTTAATGACATTCTGCCTGTAGCTGGGAAACTAGAAATACATACAGTATTCCAAGTGTGCTCCAACCAACAActttgcatcatgatgtcccccAACATTCCTACTCAATACCCTTACCAATGAAGACTGGTATGCCAAATGTCTTCTTCATCGCCCTATCCACCTGACTCGCCATGTTcacggaaccatgcacctgtactccttgaTCCCACTGTTCTGCAagagctctaccatttactgtgacaaacacctcacacttgtaaagagttaaatttagtttgccattccttggtccaCCTTCCCAACTCAAGAAACTCTTATCACTAAGTATTGGTACTTCCCATGCACAGGCAGCATGAAGAGCACTTTAACTACAAGAATAGTAACAGAGGGCAGCCTCGGGATGCTGCAGCTGTCACGCGGTTCAGCAACTTGGGTTTGAATCCTGATCTCTGATCTGTCATATTtctattgtaggaaaataactgcagatgctggtacaaatcgaaggtatttattcacaaaatactggagtacctcagtgggtcagacagcacccatatattTCTATGTTCTGTTCCCTCACCTACTCCAAAGATATGCTGGTTGGTGGATTAACTGGCTACTTATTACCTCTGATGGACCTTGGTGGAAGGAGACCCAGAGGGCTCATGCaagaagagatatggggaaatggGGAACTGGAATTGGCAGTATTGCCCTGAATTGCATTGCTTCCTCAGGCCCAAAAGCCTCCTTCCAAATCACAATgcatgaatcagtctgaagggtctcgacctgaaacatcacctatccatgtcctccagatatgctgcctgacttgccaagttactccagcattttgtgtccttttttgtaaaccagcatctgcagttcctttctttctACATGAAATATGAAGGTTCAGAAAGCTAGATTACTTTCTTGAAGACAAATTCAGCATTTTGCTAGCATCACCCCAtcttataaatattttaaaacatttccagGCTGCAATGCAGTGCAATACTTTGTGGACCTGGTAGACAGCATCCTAGGGTTTTAAAGGAAGAGAGTTTCCAGAGATAGCAATGGATGCTCGATGGTCGTCTGCaaggactcaatggaccaaaatggcctgtttccatgctctctcaATGTGTTGGCTGCAATCTAAAATCTAGAGGCCCCAAGGATTGGAAAACCACAAATGTAAATTCAACAAAGGAGGGAGATATGGAACCTAGCTCATGTCATTCGGAAAATTCTGGAATCTATTTTGAGGGGAAATACACTAAcgagaaacagaagaaatactTGAACAAGTGGGAAGGGAAGCACCCAAAATGTGCAACATTACTGACACGATACATGCTCAAGCTGGTGAAACTGTGGCTATGCAATAGCACTAGCAGGACCTTTAATAAATTCAATAATGTTAGTATGGGGTAAAGCCCAATTCTGTGTCAAATGGAGAAATGTGAATACAAATGTTAATGATGTAGTAAATCATCACACTCACCTGACAGCTCATTAAAAGCATGGTGTCTGCTTCTGCACCATTTACTACATAGAAGATTGGACAACATACACATTGACTGCCATGTTCAGTGACATTGTGTTCAAGAAGGGCTTGCAAATGCTGTACTGTCATCCCCTGTAAGCAATCAGATGAAAGCATGAAGCACCTTAATGCACTAAATGTATCCTGGGTTCACATAATATGGTTAACAGTAGCAAAGCTCCTCTGTCCATAAATACTAGATCATATTCACCTTGAGCTTAAATATAGATAATGAAGCAACCTAAGCCCACAGGTTTACAAGGCATGGTTAACATCTGGGTTTGGATTTAAAAGTGGTAATTAAAATCTGTATCGTGAATACCAAGCAATGACCATGTCCAACAAGAATCCAAACATCTCATGGACAATAAAAGATAGTTTAATTGCCTCTTGGTAAGATTAACTGCGTTTCTTGACCCATGGCACACCATTGGCAAAGGTAGGGAGTTCCAGTCACAATCAGGAGACGGAGGAGGATATAGGTGCTGGCATTTGGGACGAAACAGAACACTGGATGAACAAGGAACACCTGTGGAGGCAAAAGTTGCATGCTGCAATTTGAGTTGAGACTGCATCCAACAGAAGAACAGCAGAAACAATCAAAGGGagaatagggagagagagagaagcctcATCGTAGAATGGAGTAAATTGTCTTCTACGTTGGCATGCTTTGAAGAGAATTCGTAGTAAAGCAGTGATAATGAAGACAGAGTGTAGATGCTGGGGAAAAAAATATATTCAAAGAATTCAGCAATCAAGAGGCAAAAAGGTATATGACAACAATTTGGGTCAAAACCTGATACAGGAAACAAAGTGGAAGTTTGAGCAATGTATAATTTCTTACACCGTGATACCAATCTGCACCATTTTTAATAATTGTTTTCTTGACTAAACAGGGCGCTATTGCATGTGTAAAAATTTCCATTTATTTCCGTCTTCATCTTGGGGCAGCAAAGTTCAATGAGTACTGAAATGTTTGTGCTCATTCAGGAAACACAGGCAGTACATTTCTGGACATATGTTGTACATAGATATAGGATAAATAGCTGgtatcacaatatgctggagtaactcagcaagtcaggcaacatctaggagagagggaatgggtgatgtttcgggtcgagacccttcttcagactccactagGATAAATAGCTTGTGTGTATTGACCCAGAATAAATGCAAGTCCATTAAGCTCATCTATATCCTATTCTCATGAAGGAAAGAAAGCAAAATTGGATTGGTCTAGGCAAGATGCTTACCTGTGTATTAATGCACATTCCACACGAGCAAGTTATAAAGTCACTGCTAACACTCAGATTGTTCCTACAAAAGAAAAATTGCCTTGGTTGAATTGTTATTTTATTTCCTTCCTGCCTGATGCTGAAATAAATTGTATGGCTAGATGACTTAACTCACAGTAAAAATATGATATACTACCTTTTTGCTCATCCATCCTCCCCTAAATGTGTGATGGGATACATTTCCAAAATCAAACTGACTCTCTATTTatgaatggaaggtagacacaaaatgttggagtaactcagcaggtcaggcagcatctcgggagagaaggagtgggtgacattttgggtcaaatgcgcgtacgcgttgcgctacattcatgtgtgaaaaacgactattatttccaacagtctgtagttcttggactacatgtacaatgtcaggcctatcatgagtatattctgctatttatagaaaggttattgaacagaaatactttttacaacacaaataaAAAACTGCTTTgttttgtctattttgctttttccttacacaaaatgtacgactaagttatgaagagtttaatttaaaaatgcacacctaatttcattgaagacatatttgctccagtggtcttcaacagcaaatcacaacagtccatgtccccccctcccccactctatccccactTCCgactccccccaactcccctctcctcccgccctcccccccactcccgcctacCCCCCTTTCCCGccctccccacctttccccccaccacctcaccctcccttcctccctcaccccctcccacccccactctcccttcctccacccccccacccccctctcctcctggagaacattaataggtgacatattgggttgggaccctcttcAACCATACCCGTtcagaatatttttaaaaatatggttcaATCTGGGCTCATGATATTACAATGTACAAGGTATCTATTTTAGTATGTTATCTCACACCAGGGATCTGTTAGTGTACTACAAGTTGGTTAATAAAAGCATGGGAACTGAAGGTTTTACGCAAAGCCTCCCATGTTCCCCATCAAGTTTCACGCTTCACCATTCTTTCTCATTAGATTTTATTAACTGCAGTCCTTTATTGTCTCCTCTTATCTCCCTGCCTCTGTTGCTATACCCACCTTTCCGTCCTGCACCTGTCTCCATCTTCCAATTCACCCCTCCTTACCTGAACAATATATTGCTTGCCAGTTACTGCTCCCCctttcctccacttccctcttTATACTGACTGTCTCCCCTCTATTCATTAAACCCAGGCGAAGGGTCTTCGCTCAGGACATTGCCtagccatttccctccacagatgctactcaaCTTGTCAGGATCCACCAGAAGCCCatttttttctccagattccTGCACCTGCAGACTCATGTCTCCAGGAATCCATCTAGAAATGCAATTCACAGCCGATCTTGAACAAACTCACCTGTTACAAACAGGGCATACAAGTCTATTAGAATTATCAAATCCTTCAATAATGGCATTCAAGCACGCATTATCGAAATGCAAACTGGCCTCATACTCCTCTATGATGGCTTGTTCTGTGAGGAGACAAAATATGACTAGAATCATAAATGCCATTTTGTACACACAGGTCCCTTTCAGACCTTTAATAAAAAGAGTAAGAACACAAATTCAAAATAAAAGAAAGATCGAAGATACAAACAAACTGGTCGAGTGAAAATTATGCACTTTCTCACGTCCAATTTGGCCTCATCTGCCGAGTTTACATAATGAGGAATAGCATCATTTAGGAATATTTTACCTTGGTAACTCAATTGGTTTAGTAAATTGTTTAGTACTAATACTAAATTAATTTAATTCTGAACAAGCTTCATTTCAAAAGTTTACTTTTATTCATTTGATAGGGGTTAAACGAATTCAGCCACAATTTGTTGAATGAAATTTAATCATGCAATAATATAAACGTAGATAAAAGACAGATGATTTTCAAAATGATTTTACCTCCATCACAGTGGATAAGTTAAATGTCTCTTACAAAAGGAAAACAATGTTATAAGATTGTACCTAGGACTTTCGGTTTATTTCACTCATATTGTGGTGATTAATTTACTGAATTTTTGTTCatcatatattatctatgtgtattacATTTAAGGctcttatgctgctgcaagtaagaatttcattgtttaatTGTAATATGTACTGACAGCAGAACAATCTTAACATCTACCTTCACTGATGAGTTCCTGTTCAATTTCCTCGAGCTCTGCTAATTCACTTATATTTTCCAGTGTGTTCAGCACCTGGTGATCAAATCCAGCAAGAAAGACAAAAACATTCAAGAAAAATAATATAGAAGGTAGCACCAAGTCAGTTCATTTCTTAATGCAAAGAACCAAGAAAATGTGCTGCCCAAGAGGATATTGAACACAGTATCAATTAAGGAAATTCTAAAGATTCCAAAAATGTATACAAAAAAATTGAGTGTAACAGGTTCATGAAATTATTGCACAATTACCTATAATGCCATAGTTATTGCACAATTACCAATATGATAGTCTTCATTTCAGCAACAAATATTTAATGCCCATAATTATATTATAAAATGGGACTAGAGGTGggttgtgatgaggaaaaactttttcagttgtgaatctgtggaattctctgcctcagtaggcagtggaggccaattctctgaatgcattcaagagagagctagatagagctcttaaggatagcggagtcagggagtatggggagaaggcaggaacggggtactgattgagaatgatcagccatgatcacgttgaatggcggtgctggctcgatgagccgaatggcctcctcctgcacctattgtctattgtaagatttATGGTATACATCAGTTATTAAATGCCACCGGAAAATCAAAAAGAAAATTCAGCA
Proteins encoded in this region:
- the rpain gene encoding RPA-interacting protein, whose product is MELPPGHRALYKGTAAPWKETYRKRCVARLKNSRARLLDRYRHVGDDPGCNLRESFLVQEVMEEEWMALKALDAHLPSLWKKGSLVEVLNTLENISELAELEEIEQELISEEQAIIEEYEASLHFDNACLNAIIEGFDNSNRLVCPVCNRNNLSVSSDFITCSCGMCINTQGMTVQHLQALLEHNVTEHGSQCVCCPIFYVVNGAEADTMLLMSCQACDYLSVIL